TTTGTAATTTACACTTCGAGTTCCTTGATAAATAGTTTTATCACAAAGCTAATGATATTTACAGGAAAATAcaaacaatatgaaatatgcATATGTGGTGAACGAAAACTGAACGCAAACAATACATTGGAACACAATTTAACTTGATATACCGTCAGTAATTCTTAATTTTATATCTTTCCAaatgatgataaaaaatatgtagATCAGAAAGCCCTcgttttattgcaaaaaaaaacaaataaactttTATTACAAACCTGCACATGACCACTGTTTGTTTAGATTGGTTTGACTTCCGGCGGCTGTCTACAATCTCTAGAAGTTGCAGGAGACCTTGAGAGTTTTGTGGAATTGATACTTCTTTATCCCATCCAGACATGTGAAACACTCTTACTCTGGATTCATATTTGTGTTCCTGTTATAATCAAGCATGAACAGGTAGGTTATCCAAGTTCTGACTggaatatattgatatttctgGTTTCTCCATACCTATCTTGAACTTTGATTAACAGGTATGTAACCTTTGTTTTGTTCACATGTTACGGTAGCATAAAACGAAGGAACAAAAACACTATATAAACCAAGTTAAACGTGGAAtgtctacatacatgtaaacttttattacaaaacaaattataaggTATCGTTTACGATTGAATCAAAACGCCTTAAATGAACTCTCTTACTTTGTTTGAGATGACAAAATCGGTAACGTCTGTATTGGAAAGACTCGATGAGTCTGCTGCATGTTGGATTACAAAACCTCCGAGAGATTTTTCGCTGTCCTTTTCTGGCAACCATTCCTGAAAATTGACATTTCACAATATCGCTGATTCACACAATTAATTTTTGCCCAAATcgatttgttttatataatttgacGTCTAATAGGttgattacatgtacatttgtcaTTAAAATTGTTGTAAATGAGTCTTTCGCAAGTGTTTATCACGTTAGACAATGATCATAACACATTCTAAATAACATGCAAAAGGAAGTGTATTGTTTGTCATAGGTATCATAATAAACTAAAAACGATATTAGAACCGCTCTTAGTTCCGAGACTTGTaatgaataacatttttttttgcaatatatagactattaaACAATAAAGTAAACATGTCAATGATATACGAAATTAAGCGTtagaaacatatcaaaataaagatTTATCGGTATGTAAACTTTCTTCTCAATGAACAATGGAATTGACATATAAATCACTAACATCAAATGTAACGTCAGAGTTGTTCTAGCTTGTCCATAAATACAAatctttaaaatgatttataataaCGTATCAAAAATCATAAGCTGTTGCTTTTGATTTAACACCGCATTTGCTTGACgtatagttgttaaatttcatatgtgtaACGATTTGctgtttaaaattttatttgcgGGTACTGATTTTCGCGAATTATCATTGTAAATTTTGTATGTGTGGCATGCATTTGATCAATTTTGCGAGGTATTAAATTTGGATGAATCCTCGAATTTAGCCaaattaaaaccccttgaatATTAAAAACTCTACAGTATACACAAACATAATGTATAATTACCAGGTTGTCGTTTTCGATGATAACTACGGTGTCACAGTCGTAGTCCATTATCATTGTTAATAGGTCGACTACGGTGTTGTGTAAAGGATTCTGTGTGACGATGTAGCCATTTCTGGAGGTGTAGGACTAGAATGAAAGTAATGAAGGATGTTCGTATTATATAGTTTATCACAATGATTAATATCTATATCGTTCTATTTCACATGTGttaattgttacgtcattagaTTTTACGAATGAGCTTGTTGACTTATTTTTGTTACACATAATTGATTTAGCAAATTATTTCGTTATACGAACAGTGAAATGTGTTACATAAAATGCAATCAAATGCATAACCTTCGCACAGCATGCATTTTATACCTGaagaataaaatacattttatgctATGAATTACAATTTggaatttcagaaaaatatatatgcatttaaatATAGAAGACATTTGATTATAGTATCGTCTATCACGATTGGTCAATTAAGTTATAGCACTAAACGTAACTGTTGTAATGATATGAGGAAAATACTTCTTTGTGAtgtattacagtatatatatacgaaCTTACAGGAATTTCCACGGCGTTGATATAGTCTGTGCTGCCCAGTGGAGGGGAATTCAAGTATACCCTAAATCTGTCAActgaaagtaaatcacaaattatgtatttgtttataaatcagTTCATTTCGTTTTGAAAATGCAATAATACATTAATATGTCAAACCTAGTTCTTGATCAGGGCATCAAGTTTACCCTTGGCATTTAGCAGTTACGggaatcaaatatttatttctcagaaatctgaagaatcgaaatatataataaatatataaaacataaatagaCATGTGTTTCAAACATGTGagtcaaatatgattttttgaGAGTCAAACACACTCTGAGGGGTCTACTAGCTGCCCTGTTGAAGCACATATTTCTGTATTTGGTAGTGTACCTGGCAGGGACTTTTGGTCTCTGTTCTTGTTACTGTTTGTGGGTAATGAGCCAGTTCTGCAGTCCTCAGTGGTATATGTAGGCTTCAGATCCTGTGTTAGCTGTTAAAACAAATCATCGAAAAAAATTTTAAGGAAGAATGATGACTAAAAATAGTTTTCGTTAGTTTTCCTTTTTAGTTCAACTATTATCATTCCGTTCTATCAGAGTTACtgcccttcgtttcactccgtcgGTACCGATGCAGTGACACGAACGGAAGTAAGTCGGATTGATCAGCAtgggaaaatatgaaaataacacGAACAATTGTTTTTATAGAACGGATATACGTACGCAGCCTACCATACCTTTCGGCCGTGTTCAAAATGGTACCaatgtgtcctagtggagcagtTCCTCAGACAATCACTCGGGCATTTGTACTATATTTTTTGTAGGCTAGTTGtctaattattttatgcgtatacttgcatttatatattttttgtctaAAGCAAACATAACtgccattcttaatatctaccgtatcGCTCACAGGACGTCAAGTTCGGAATTTGTAGATTTATTGTCGCATAATTTCcgttcagaaagaccttcatatgtatatgtaaaaaacaATGTCTCGTTGagaatttaatattatatacggTTTAGTTTTGTTGCCTAAAAGACAATTGAGGATAATAAATGAATTTCAAACTTGCCTCTCACCTTTACATGACCAAAAtagttgaaaataaaaataaagggcattgaaaaaatattcatacatACAAAAACGAACGTTGACAATGTAAATCAAGATATGAGATTATGAACCTGATATTCCTGTCTCAGTTTTGTCTGGTTCTCCGGTGAACCATTCTGCAAACTAGTCAAAGTTGTGTGGAACTTCTCTCTCGATACCAACGTGTCCGGTAGGTCAAACGCCTCGATCAAGATGTGGTGGAGAGCGATATATTGTtcctatatataacaaaatatattgttatcattttgCTTTTCACTATTAGTCTTTGTTTCCTTTCATTTGGCAATATTTTAATATAGGATGATACAGCATTGAATATGGTTCACCGGAAAAGCAGTAGAACATTAAACTTTCAGTTTGAACTTAAAAGAAACTTGAAGGTTGATATTTTGccataatgtaaacattttatgGCAATCGATATTTCAATTGGTgtcaatttatttcaatttcaaaaagttttcctgcaaaaatcaaatgaatttggcatcaggcaaagcctattttagccatctccaaacacgTTCAATATGGTACAATTTTTCAACTAAACAGTTGCCTATTTTATTCTTGGTACTACGGCTTTCCTTCAACAAAAATTttgcacgtccttaaatgacgcTGGTTTTCAATAGGACAAAGACGGGAATCAAAGCCCACTTACACTCGTTTGGACCATGTTTACCCTATTCCCTctcattgttttaatatatcgGTTAACATCTACAGCTCCGACTTGTCTTCCATGTTTCCATAAGGCATCAAGGGCGATAAATGTTCCGGTCCGTCCTATACCGGCACTGAAATTAAAGAGTTGCCATATCATTCACCTATTCACAGTATTTTATCCACCCATCGATTTATCACATTCTATTAACTTAAATGAAGAAATGAATGAAGCCTTAACACGTTGATTGATCCGGGCCATACGCAAAGGAATTtagataaaatgaaaacaaaaacctGTTTTGAACTGAAGCAAAATATGTTACattctatattattttaaaaatgaccATAACTACCTGCAATGAACTACCATCTTTCCTGGtaagttgtttttatatttaatgatgCGGCGATGGAACACAACAAGTTCGTTGGGATCTGGGGTCCCGTGGTCTGGCCACGTGGTGTAGTGAAACTGATGGATTTGTCGTACAGACTTGGTCTGAAATGTTTTAAACTCCACTAACAATAATCATCAAATAGGTATaaacacaacatttacacacacatttGCAACATGTAACTTCGGCATAGCATAtagatattatttttcaaacaaataaCTATACAGTGAACCTCCGATAATCACTTGCGTTCCCAGCAAAAACCTCCGGATTGCGAATTTTCCGGATCGCTGGATTCTGTTTTCTTTGTCAATTATCAAATCCATTCTCTTATTATTCCATCCGAATTTTTAAGTTTTCCGGACTATTGGTATCTAGATAATTGTGGGGCTACTGTAGAAACCGATACCTTCTTTTCTGTGATTGCGATATCCCTGATTAAATAGAACGCATAGACCCTCTCTCTGTCCTGCACGATgctgaaatgttttgttatcatCGGTTCTCCTTCGTCAGGCCAGTATTTGGCGCACTTTTTCTACAAATATTCAGGCAATGTGTTCATTTCCTCATACATTTCAATTCGatattaataaaatgataataatataccTTGCAGCTCTTCATATcgttaaaatatcatatacaatgtattacattttATGCAATTATCTGTGATGTTTTACGGTGTTCTTTGTGTTATCGTAATGATGTGAACACAATAAAACCAGTATGGGGTTTTAATTACCTTTGTTCCCTCGACAAGGTTAGTCAGCATAACGATTTTTCCGGATTGCAGTTGCCAAATCATACGCCAAAAATCATCAATTGTTTTGTCGATTGGGCCtattatcaaagaaaaaaaggtTGAATTAACTGACAATAATTTGTGGAATTTACAAACAATTACAAACAAGTAATGTTCTATCCCCCACGATAAAACCACGAAATTATTTCTCCAAGTTTTCGAGCAGACTGggtatgctacatgtatatcatttcaCCAGTTGATCATGCGTTGAAACATTTAACCGAAGGGCGGTCAACTTACCACGTGCGCAATATCATCAAAATTCAATCAGATGTAAAATGATTTCAATGACCCTTATTTTCAAGAATGCCACAAAATGAATCGTATCTATTGGTTGTTTTCAGTTCAAGTTAAAAACTATTTAATCAAGATAAACTTGtgtttcaaaaatcatttatgaaTGGAACAGAAGAAAATCAAGGACCCATTATGAACCCAAAATGACTAGAAAATGCCATGAATGAATCTACAGTAGAGACTGTTAATTAAACTAATTGACAGTTACTTATTGTTGTcgctgtttatatcaatattaactTACCTTGAGTTGCGATGTACTCAGTTGGTAGGGAGACACCCTGAAATTGAACGAGTTTTATAAATACTCCGCAGTCGTTATCTTGAGTCTTTTACGATATCATATTTTCTCCAATAAATTTTAACATAGCATATGAAACGGAAGAGATATTCTTATAATTTCTATATCTTATCATATTTATTCCATAATACATTTTTCTAGTATGGAATAGGCGTGTACCATTATCAGCTTAGAAATCTTTGGGTCTACAATATTGCACCTAACATTTTTCTCGCAAAATACATATGCAGTCATGTTCTTAAagtttagtatatactgatatataaatgcttTATGCATGTATTGTCATGTAGATTAATCAAAGTTTTACTGAGATAATATATCATAATTGATTGCTATACAAACATCAATGTAGTTGGCGTTGATGTAATCAGAGTGGGCATCTTTGTCTACTTTGTCAAGAATCACTCGGGAATGGTCATCTGAAACACGATTATCGAAATAAGTTACTTCAGtgattttaaagaaataacTTAAGAAGATTAAGGATCCATAGGGAAACGATCACAACTGCAAAAGAAGGAGTATATTTTAATCGATAAAGGGAAAATGTACAATGAAATGTaggtatttatttctttttttaatataataccTTTGTTACAGATTGTTTTCATATTGAAGTATTTTGATAATagcaaaaacattttcatagatatatatagagagagagagatttAACATGCTTGCACGTTTGACGGTTTGatttttaaataacaaaattttgtaaaatcgTTTCAACTCGATAATAAAGACTTACATGGAAAAGTAGTCTTGAATCTATTTTTCCATTTGTTTTCTGATTTCATCCCAATTTTGTTCGCATGGAGGTCGCCAGTAGGAAGAGCCTTTAAATATATGacattcatttaaacatttacaCCAAAACCATTTCTTGTCAATGAATATTAACAATATCCGGCATTATTACAGGAACTCATAAAGAATGTTTATACTATTCTCATAAATTATCTCAAGGTCGTTCGGTCAATTCCctaattcaaattttaatttctgaaatatttcaacattaataTTTATCTCAGAAAAGTTAAAGAAAACGTATCTttctaaaacattttactttttttcgTGAGTTTGCTTTTACCTTATATTCGTCCTCAAATGCTTTAGCCTTGTTGAGCATCTTTGTTTTAACCATTGTTTTCAATTCCGATATCGCGGTCCCAGGGTCAACGGCATTATAGTAGGAATCGTCGATATAAGCATTGGCGTAAACACTCCCCAGATGTTCGTCCTTAGTGACGTCATTAGCGTTGATATAAACATGTCCTTCTCCTATCTTTGTCTCTTTAACGTATCTGGCCTCAGGTTCGGGCTCGGAATAAACGTTTGAATTGTTACTCTCACCTAATatagaaattgatatttttcaattatgtaataatatactTCCTATTTATTAATCTATGTTATTTTGGAATGGTTCTAAATTATAATTCAAGTCATTATAATGGTCTAGCAAAAAagttacaatttatttatattgttgattATTTCCGACATTACGTTACCAAACCTTACCATTCATTCTCTTGTGACGGAATGAATTGGATAGTCCATTTCTGTTTATATCGTCGCAAGGTTGATCTTTCGCTGAATTTTGTCTCCGTCtaaaattttcacaaaataaaaaaaaaagtttttttatcaaGCAAATGATACAAATGACGTGTACAATGTGAATACGAACATACAGGTCAATGCATATATCCTTTTATTGCTAGATGATTGATATATTACTATGGGAAAGGCTGTTTGATGTTGATAGAATGTCAGtggaaattatatttcatacattttatataaacaaaaccACATGTAGTAAACAAACCTACCTTCTGATAATTAACAGAATGACAATGATTATCACCACCACGACCAGTATGCCTACTAGGACACCAACAATCGCCCCCGTACTGTCGCTAGATGGCGGCATGATTCCTGTAATTAACGCGAAATCAAATTACGATCGGCAGCTATTGTGATATATAGAATCTACGATTAGTTTGATACTTAAATGACAAGAGATTTGTGTGAAATGAGAATAAAAACACACCAAACCCCACAATAAATGATAAGCATAATTGATTCATAACGAAAATATATGTTCTATATGTCGACAAAAAGACTTTTGGAtttgatttgaaattgaatgTTTTTCAAGAAACTCTGACTAGTTAGCGACAACACTGTGGGCTATGACATTTATTTAACGTAACCTTACTATTCCGTAATAAATCTAACTTTCTGACGTACTGTGAACTtaactgatgataatatttGGGATTTTTGGACCTATCATATGATTAcgtcatttatatattatgtatgtcGTGTTGTCGTTAGTACAGAAATTGCTTGGAGTGCGCGAATTCATCTCTAAGCCAAcatgttcaaatatcatttttgtgtgaCAGTTTTATGCTCCATTATAAGTAAGTTTACAGTGGCTCGACAGAGTTTCAATTTGCATCCCATATTTACAAGAacaaacactatatataaatgaacaaaGTTTTGATATCTTACTCGCCATACAGGTATTCCCCTCGTATCCAGCAGCACACATCGATAGACATTCACCAGTATCCTTCCTACATCTCTCACAGTTTCCACACGGTATACTACAGTTAGCACCGTACATACTGTCCGTGCactctatcaataaaaaagTGAACATTATACCCCTCATTTGAAATGATTCCTATGACATGGAGCTTTTGGATTTCTATGGAGttgcataaaacatttataaaaaatattaaatgaagaTACTAAATCGTGTAACATAGATTTCTCTAAAATTGACAATTGTTATTAAGATGATTTTGGACATATATACGCTCAAtcagtgaaaaggttttatgaTTTTGGACATATATACGCTCAATCAGTAATGAGTTTTGCATTCCTGCCAAATCGAAAGTTGAGCAAACAAACGTCGGGAACCCATATATAAGTTAAATATTTAAGGAAACACCTTCTTTAAAACGCCAGATACTTTAAATTTGAAAGTTAGATTAGTTAAATGAATTACCTGTACAAATGCCGTCACCTTGTTGACATTTTTTGCAACCGGGGTCACATTGTGAATTACAATCTGGTCTAAAGTATCCATTCTTGCATCCTTTGATAggcatttaaaataaaatcacaatgcTTTTTTAATATGAAAGAGTCGCATCAATATTGGCATGGCTTGCTTTGAATTCCATGCAGCGTTACAATTATGAAGAAATTCAATTTCTATGTATGATGATTTATTTACATAACTGTATATTGTTACCTTAAATATGCtttaatatcacatatatttgaAAAGTCAGAGCGCTTGAAATACAGTATAATTTTGGAAAACATATTAGTTTCATGCACATTAATAAACATACCTTCACAAACTCCACTTCTTATATTGCATTCGACATTGAGACAGTTGACAGAACAGTTCATATTACACAAAGACCCATATTTCCCAGGCGGACAATCTAACGAAGGTTAGGTATACAATTTAAACACGTATTTGGATCAAATCAAATATCTGACTATATGTCTGAAACAGAGTATCATGTTTGAGGACATCGCAAATCGGGACTAGTTTCGCAATAATTTGATTGAAAATGCTGTTATTGCGAAGTTTGAAATAGATTACAATATGTAACGATTTCACTAATGTCAGTCTAAGTGTTCATTTGCCAAAATATTTACTGTACATTGAGACTGATATTTAATCGTGCATGTGTGTCTACATGTAATTAACACAATTGTcaaaatgcatatattttatttattttgcttttggttcaTGCCCAAttagtatttcattccatatagagcATAGTGCCGTGCATTTTTTTCAGGGCGCAATTAATTaatcttaatatttttatcgtgaattaaaataaaaagctcttttttttttaaagaaagtaATAATCTAAAGAAAGTCAATTTTATAACTGAGGAAAATACAAATCTGTCTGTTTCTGTAAAAGTTCGTCAGTGGCCatggtggagcatatttaattgaattcaacaaaattatttgtcaAACTGTTATGATtctaaattgtttgaaattgaaattacatTTCAAACAACGTGTTATCTCCCCCATATGAAACAAGTTTTGATACCTCGGATATTCTAGAATGGATGTTGTTTGCTATCTGCTTTCGATATTGCCGCTGATGAACATTTCTTAATTAATATTGTGACAAGGCCTGGATTTGACCTTAAATGGTATGGCGGTTGAGTTAACAGAGAGTGCTCGGTTTttagtaaatatttaattttccatttatttaattttaaggaATTTCCATATTAATTAGGGTTTTGCCTTCCTTCAGAATTTTTccttgaaaattgaaattttgttacaGCTAGTTCGAACATTTCCTGATAGCCTGTACATGTGTTAAACATTTCTCATAAAAAAGACATTACTGTTCATATTATTGAGCATTGtaaataattacctgtacaatTTCCGAAATCTTTTTGACACATATTGTTTTTGCAGGTACCACGGCAATCCTGTGAGCAAGTCTGGCCGTATTTTCCTGGGATGCATTCTAATAAATGGAAATGTATATCTTTAGCTTCTGCCAGTATTGTTAATCACAACCAatctaaatttttaaatttatatggAAAAGCAATACCATTTCTAACCTTATATTTCCAAACAACTTTAgactaaaacatttaaaagatcATTACCAAAACATTGCGAGGTTGTTTGACTGCATGTCACACAATTTGATGCACAATTCATATCACAGATGCTTCCTGTTTTGCCGGGAATACATTCTGAAAATTCAAACAATTACATAACATTACATAACGACGACGATACTTACTATACATAGTTTTATTGTCCATTAATCATAATTTTGGTTGACATTTGCTAAATTTGAATCCATTTTGAGATTTAGTTTGGCATTCCCATTCTCATTACATCTTTGACGATTTTTTAAGACTTGAAATAGGGTGATgtgatatattattttgttatttggaAAAACcctcaaacattaaaatatgtGGATAGTGATTAAGTCAAGTTCGTTTGATACTTACCTAAACAATTCCCATTGTCCTTTTTACATTTATCTTTACAGCCGCTTGGACAATCAATCTCACACTTACTACCATATTTTCCGTCGACACAATCTCCTAAAATACGCATAAAAAGCTTTTACTGTATCACATTAAATACGCATTGTGTTGCGATAGTTGTTGCGGGACCATTATAAAGAAAACAACGGGATTTGTTTTATACAGGTCCCAAAATGTCTACCACGATATTTTTCACACCACAAATTACTTTTAAAGTGTCCACTGCAAGGAAGTCGACATCAATATGGAACAATTAGGACAAAACTTATGATACCTTGTGTATTACTAAtcaaatccaatatggccgatAAGCAATTTTTCGATCCATGGTAGCCCAAAAGTAACACACCAGATTTTAATGGTGAATTATTCTACCAAATTTAAAGCACAGTACTTCACTACCTTCCAGACAAAACTCTCATTTTTGGTCATTTTAAAATTACCGCTTAGCGGTCATTTTGAATTCGTATAACCGATTCGGTAAAAACGGCAGGTCTAGATGGCATGGGGAAATCATCTTACCAACTTTGAGAACAATACTCTACGTTCTTCCATCGTGATtgtacaaaagaaaaaaaaagaagagacGAATAGACAGCCAAGTTCATTaatatagggcacccgcatctcaaTGTGGGCCCTAATTAAGAAAAGAACGGCTTAGTGACCACTTAATACAAGTACATACATTTTTAACATGTATAACTTACCCACACAATATCCGTTACTCTTCAAACATACTCTGTCCTTACAGTTCCCTGGACAGTCACTTCCGCATTGATCACCGTATTTTCCGGTTATGCATTCTATGAAATGTTTAATACCATATGACTAGAATCGAATCCATACTACCCTTAGTAATAATATATGACATATGAATTGATGATTCGTGCGGTTAAAactaagaaaaaatattaaaatcaaaagtaGTGAACATAGATTTCATAATGAATGCTGCTAATTCCGTGTTTTACTTTGTAATTGTATTGGATACTTCATCATTTACGAAAGCAAAATCCGTTATCCTTAAAGCACGTTCTGCCTCGACAGTTGTTTGGGCAATTCAGCTGACACGCAGTCCCATGCTTTCCATTCTCACATTCTTAAATATGAATGTAAGAAATGAGTATCATCCATTAAGTGTATTCTGCATTCGGATTGAACGTATATATGCGTCTTTGGATtcaaaaaatatgttcaaaaaataataagtgTTCAACGTCATCATTCGTATATTTGTTGTTAGCGTTTACTAAACAGCATAATTTTGATAGCAAATTCATTTACTTTCAGTTGtgtattaaacattaaatttcaaaatcatgttgctaaatattaatataaaatatttggttGGAGGTGAGGCCAAATATGCACAAATCAAATATAGCTTTTTAATGTATTCAGCTTCAGGTATTATATGTTATGCATTGTATAGAATACCAAATTCAACCTATATCATTCAGATTCGGTACCGTTGCATTGCCGGGTTCTCCCCAAATACATGTTTAAGCTTTTGCATGTTCATGAGATTAGCAACATATTAGCCCCCGGGTATGATATATCATATAGGATATAGCTTTGAATCATCTTACTATTTTATCCTTAATGCTCTTTTGTTGTAAATCAAATCTTAACTTTCAGCTGTCATTGACTTGGTTGAAGTTAGTTACCGAAGCAGTCTGTAGCTGACGACCGACTGCATGACACACAGTTCACTGCACAGTTGTCTTCACACGAAACACCTGTTTTACCGGCGGTACAtgctgaaataaacaaaatcgtTATTTGCTGGATATATTTAAGCAGCTacttatttcaaaaataaaattacaaagataATAGCATGCCTTAACCATTTAAAGGGTTTACTGCTGGAAACTGTACACGACGCAAATTGCGAAATGGAATAAGATTCGTAAAAGAACACTATGCGATTGCATAACCCAGAATTGTTATCAATACAGTGCAGGGGTAAGGGAGAATCGGGTCACCTCGTCATATGTTCCGAAACTGGACTTGGAAATAAGTAGTAACAATTTCGTACTACTTCCTGAAAAAGATGGCGGCGCCCATGGTAACAGGCTTCATCGTAACTAGTTGGCTTCAACGTAACTAGTTGGCAATAGGTATTTCTTCGTCGACTGCATCTGTATATTCTGTATATGGGATTTAGATGATGGTTTCCTTGATCTTGTAGGTGCTTCCTTTTTGAAAATGATGCAGTCGCCCTCTTTTGGGCGGTGTACAGTCAAACAGCATGCTCAAATCTTTGTACTGGTATATAGTGGAGGCAGGTATATTTCTAGTTTTGATATGACTGCTAGGAATGCGATGCATATGACTATTTTAGACAACGATATTGGAcacaaaatgtgtttataatgacatcatcaattttgTTGAAAGTGGACATTTTACatctattacatgtaattgttttctCTTTACgcatatttaaaatgataacttagtatacaatttaaaaaagaaaagaaaaagaagttATGTCTATTCTATGAACTCTAAAATGATGATTACAATTTAATAATAAGCGGTATTTTGATAACAGTATATGTtcatgtgtaattatgatatcTGGTTAGTAAAATCAGAAGAGGAGTTtgtaatatttatgataatgatTCCTGAATTGTATATCTCCTTGTATGtataagggtcaaagaagtaatatcaacaggattttccagatgacacgggatccaatcaaacgtaagtctgctggatacgaattacttcaaatggtaaatatgggtcaaggaagtaattccaaccgtgtggacaaaacaaattatcaatttttcgaggctgccacttgccgaaaGCTAATTGCGCTCCATTATGCTGtatagttaaatatttgtctactttgtt
This portion of the Argopecten irradians isolate NY chromosome 6, Ai_NY, whole genome shotgun sequence genome encodes:
- the LOC138325146 gene encoding receptor-type tyrosine-protein phosphatase alpha-like isoform X1, translated to MYFLVVNTIITQRRIKTEMSSRNCLRYWEIFLVMLFFVQTTRSEINVSVFKTASQSSNQETNKWRAERGIDNCTLQKIDQNCCTHTKTQDFKEAWWRVNLGESHTIQRITIYYRDGTAHRFAGYSLYVSNTTNQAQGFLCYKDNSTLAQNVNINPTHQCPSVAQYVIVHNQVNNPKYDWQDNFATLELCEVQVMGCPVGKYGSGNCDHTCSVDCFGGNCNSVSGFCFYCFDGKYGNDCQLTCSANCNKSCEKDSGQCDACTAGKTGVSCEDNCAVNCVSCSRSSATDCFECENGKHGTACQLNCPNNCRGRTCFKDNGFCFQCITGKYGDQCGSDCPGNCKDRVCLKSNGYCVGDCVDGKYGSKCEIDCPSGCKDKCKKDNGNCLECIPGKTGSICDMNCASNCVTCSQTTSQCFECIPGKYGQTCSQDCRGTCKNNMCQKDFGNCTDCPPGKYGSLCNMNCSVNCLNVECNIRSGVCEGCKNGYFRPDCNSQCDPGCKKCQQGDGICTECTDSMYGANCSIPCGNCERCRKDTGECLSMCAAGYEGNTCMARIMPPSSDSTGAIVGVLVGILVVVVIIIVILLIIRRRRQNSAKDQPCDDINRNGLSNSFRHKRMNGESNNSNVYSEPEPEARYVKETKIGEGHVYINANDVTKDEHLGSVYANAYIDDSYYNAVDPGTAISELKTMVKTKMLNKAKAFEDEYKALPTGDLHANKIGMKSENKWKNRFKTTFPYDHSRVILDKVDKDAHSDYINANYIDGVSLPTEYIATQGPIDKTIDDFWRMIWQLQSGKIVMLTNLVEGTKKKCAKYWPDEGEPMITKHFSIVQDRERVYAFYLIRDIAITEKKTKSVRQIHQFHYTTWPDHGTPDPNELVVFHRRIIKYKNNLPGKMVVHCSAGIGRTGTFIALDALWKHGRQVGAVDVNRYIKTMRGNRVNMVQTSEQYIALHHILIEAFDLPDTLVSREKFHTTLTSLQNGSPENQTKLRQEYQLTQDLKPTYTTEDCRTGSLPTNSNKNRDQKSLPVDRFRVYLNSPPLGSTDYINAVEIPSYTSRNGYIVTQNPLHNTVVDLLTMIMDYDCDTVVIIENDNLEWLPEKDSEKSLGGFVIQHAADSSSLSNTDVTDFVISNKEHKYESRVRVFHMSGWDKEVSIPQNSQGLLQLLEIVDSRRKSNQSKQTVVMCRDGYSESGLFCCISNARDQIKTDEEVDIFQIARQLLFRRPEFVTCFDQYQCCYNTIRDYLDTTDVYMN